The proteins below are encoded in one region of Cyclopterus lumpus isolate fCycLum1 chromosome 8, fCycLum1.pri, whole genome shotgun sequence:
- the usp31 gene encoding LOW QUALITY PROTEIN: ubiquitin carboxyl-terminal hydrolase 31 (The sequence of the model RefSeq protein was modified relative to this genomic sequence to represent the inferred CDS: deleted 1 base in 1 codon) gives MSCKAAIKDKKSSFSKKLFRRGSVRSVGSFMSRFLRTLTALSHFGSEVQAEDEKDDGGFSTFKPGSKDVPMDDGDLAGFLSGDRIPGVSGLKNHGNTCFMNAVLQCLSNTELFAEYLVLEHYKGEELEEGRPKMNGVHLQKKGPLSKGEVTEQLSGLMRALWTFEYTPQHSRDFKNAVSKNATQFKGNAQHDAQEFLLWLLDRVHEDLNTVNPNIRPAIKPPIEEDDQSLEGPSPPLSAGSFVQELFQAQYRSSLTCPHCQKQSNTFDPFLCISLPIPLPHTRPLYVTVVYQGKYSHCMRIGVAAPLNSTVYRLRDAVSRETKIPMDQFVLTEMYYDGFHRSFCDDDDDLEIIQESDSIFAFETPETFKLDNIRTKRGSLLANLNHNNLKYGTEISRTSSFMQGATTPLTASPNKNLGPEKIILLVCNRACSGHQGKRFGLPFVLYMERTVTWDALQKEILEKMRHLLRPGVYIQVGPFSLRVVGVVGITYLLPQDERPLCHPTVERAFKSCGQGGAAHVKIVVEWDKETKDYLFGHTEEEYIPDAESVYLHREQHHQPQACTLAQCFQLYTKEEQLAPDDAWRCPHCKQLQQGRIKLSLWTLPDVLILHLKRFRQEGDRRVKMQNMVRFPLMGMDMAPHVVKRSQSSWSLPSHWSPWRRPYGLGRNPDDYLYDLYAVCNHHGNMHGGHYTAYCKNSIDGQWYCFDDSEVSPVADDDVCQQTAYILFYQRRTVIPSWSANSSVAGSTSSSLCDHWINRLPGSRPASLASGASSRRTSLASLAESVEFPVERSEDDGGFSVRPFVRSIQPQSSSSRSSIASPLAFSDGGIKPSWSLSAKLHMRSNSPSRFSLDSRGSPPLERIGEACDDKVSTSCFGSYSRHERYFGSRTPLSMMESNFSDQDNNTRFLDMMYCRAPTPVEKKSTKNEPTENNNQTTAIDQNILPVQATPSKEQKRKSSLGGFTLKAESSGPSKSSSKVEQEKSSKKRLCSTHKTCAAETSSSTPVKGKKASNTKEKSVNAKKSTSTPCGTPSRTKEAPQPVVVTPQRKPFVRPTPQSSASLSPTAQKNAGVPEKSSASSRKRLVERSCSRDSMHTSPLVDGLRGSSVARSSPSKSGESGRPERRSVRSSSSSSSVTSLRSPSVSNRDLQRGSKSEEKGLSFFKSALRQRESRRSADLGKSTLLGKKASERTCKQNGQAKDGGADPAKTGDAASPSPTSTESKPGTKESSKPASSLSRTLLNVGKSKSSTSETKQTRRD, from the exons ATGTCTTGCAAAGCCGCGATCAAGGACAAGAAGTCCAGCTTCAGCAAGAAGCTGTTCCGGCGCGGCTCCGTGCGCTCCGTGGGCAGCTTCATGAGCAGGTTCCTCCGGACGCTGACGGCGTTGTCCCACTTCGGCTCTGAAGTGCAAGCGGAAGATGAGAAAGACGATGGAGGCTTTTCCACTTTTAAGCCCGGAAGCAAAGACGTGCCCATGGACGATGGGGACCTCGCGGGTTTCCTGTCGGGGGACCGGATCCCCGGAGTGTCGGGTCTCAAGAACCACGGGAACACCTGCTTCATGAACGCGGTGCTGCAGTGTCTCAGCAACACGGAGCTCTTCGCCGAGTACCTGGTCCTGGAGCACTACAAAGGCGAGGAGTTGGAGGAGGGCAGACCGAAGATGAACGGCGTGCATCTGCAGAAGAAGGGTCCTCTGTCCAAAGGAGAGGTCACAGAGCAGCTGTCGGGACTCATGCGGGCTCTGTGGACCTTTGAGTATACCCCGCAGCATAGCAGGGATTTTAAG AATGCCGTGTCGAAAAATGCCACCCAGTTTAAAGGGAACGCTCAGCACGACGCTCAGGAGTTTCTGCTGTGGCTGCTGGACAGAGTCCACGAGGACCTCAACACTGTCAACCCCAACATCAGGCCTGCTATAAAG CCCCCCATTGAAGAGGACGATCAAAGCTTAGAGGGGCCATCTCCCCCCCTTTCTGCCGGGTCCTTTGTCCAAGAATTATTTCAGGCTCAGTACAG GTCTTCTCTCACTTGCCCACATTGCCAAAAGCAAAGCAATACGTTTGATCCCTTCCTCTGCATCTCCCTACCGATCCCACTGCCACACACACG GCCCCTGTACGTGACGGTGGTTTACCAGGGGAAGTACTCTCACTGTATGAGGATTGGAGTTGCTGCTCCCCTCAACAGCACCGTCTATCGCCTCAGAGATGCCGTGTCACGTGAGACCAAGATCCCAATGGACCAG ttTGTGCTGACTGAAATGTACTATGACGGTTTCCATCGCTCATTttgcgatgatgatgatgatcttgaGATCATTCAGGAGAGTGATTCTATATTCGCCTTTGAGACCCCGGAGACCTTCAAACTGGATAATATACGCACAAAAAGAG GAAGTCTTCTGGCAAACCTGAATCATAACAACTTAAAATATGGGACAGAAATCAGCCGGACTTCATCTTTCATGCAAGGGGCCACGACACCTTTAACTGCATCGCCCAATAAGAACCTGGGACCAGAGAAGATTATCCTTCTGGTGTGTAACAGGGCCTGCTCCGGCCACCAAGGAAAGAG GTTCGGCCTGCCGTTTGTACTGTACATGGAGCGCACTGTGACCTGGGATGCTCTGCAGAAAGAGATCCTGGAGAAAATGCGTCACCTTCTGAGGCCGGGGGTCTACATCCAG GTTGGACCTTTCAGTCTCAGGGTGGTTGGCGTCGTCGGCATCACCTACCTCCTTCCCCAAGATGAGCGGCCGCTGTGCCACCCGACCGTGGAAAG AGCGTTCAAGTCCTGTGGACAGGGGGGGGCCGCC CACGTGAAGATCGTGGTCGAGTGGGACAAAGAGACCAAGGACTA TCTGTTTGGACACACGGAGGAGGAGTACATCCCCGATGCCGAGAGTGTGTATCTGCACAGGGAGCAGCATCACCAGCCGCAGGCCTGCACCCTCGCTCAGTGCTTCCAGCTCTACACGAAGGAGGAGCAG ctggCCCCAGACGATGCCTGGCGCTGTCCCCACTgcaagcagctgcagcagggcCGCATCAAGCTCAGCCTGTGGACGCTGCCGGACGTGCTCATACTGCATCTCAAGAGGTTCAGACAG GAGGGGGACCGGAGGGTGAAGATGCAGAACATGGTGAGGTTCCCGCTGATGGGCATGGACATGGCACCTCATGTGGTTAAGAGAAGCCAGAGCAGCTGGAGTTTACCCTCCCATTGGTCCCCTTGGAGACGGCCGTACGGCCTGGGAAGAAACCCCGACGACTACCTGTATGACCTGTATGCTGTGTGCAACCACCACGGGAACATGCACGGCGGCCACTACACGG CCTACTGTAAGAACTCCATCGATGGTCAGTGGTACTGCTTTGATGACAGCGAGGTTTCACCGGTGGCCGACGATGACGTGTGCCAGCAGACGGCCTACATCTTGTTCTACCAGCGGAGGACCGTTATCCCCTCCTGGTCGGCCAACAGCTCGGTCGCTG GTTCGACCAGTTCCTCCCTGTGTGACCACTGGATCAACAGGCTGCCCGGCAGCCGGCCTGCCAGCTTGGCCTCTGGAGCCTCATCCAGACGCACCTCTCTGGCATCACTGGCTGAGTCGGTGGAGTTTCCGGTGGAGCGTAGCGAAGATGACG GAGGATTCTCGGTCCGCCCCTTTGTGAGGAGCATTCAGCCTCAGAGCTCGTCCTCCAGGTCGTCCATCGCCAGCCCGTTAGCCTTCAGCGATGGTGGGATAAAGCCCTCTTGGTCTCTCTCCGCCAAGCTGCACATGAGATCCAACTCGCCCTCTCGCTTCTCCCTCGACTCTCGAGGTTCCCCTCCTCTGGAGCGGATCGGAGAGGCCTGCGACGACAAAGTCTCCACGTCCTGTTTCGGCAGCTACAGTCGACACGAGCGCTACTTTGGCAGCAGGACTCCCCTGTCCATGATGGAGAGCAACTTCAGTGACCAGGACAACAACACCAGGTTCCTGGACATGATGTACTGCAGGGCTCCCACTCCAGTGGAGAAGAAGAGCACCAAAAACGAGCCAactgaaaacaacaaccagACGACGGCTATCGACCAAAACATTCTCCCCGTCCAAGCGACTCCCTCCAAAGAACAGAAACGCAAGAGCAGCCTCGGAGGATTCACCCTGAAGGCAGAAAGCTCGGGCCCTTCGAAGAGTTCCAGTAAAGTGGAGCAAGAGAAAAGCTCAAAAAAACGCTTGTGCTCCACCCATAAGACCTGCGCTGCCGAGACGTCTTCCAGTACGCCTGTGAAAGGCAAAAAGGCGAGCAATACTAAAGAGAAGAGTGTAAATGCCAAGAAAAGCACCTCTACGCCCTGTGGAACTCCCTCCAGAACCAAGGAGGCCCCTCAACCTGTAGTGGTGACGCCACAACGTAAGCCATTCGTCCGCCCCACGCCTCAGTCCTCAGCTTCGCTATCGCCGACCGCACAGAAGAACGCCGGCGTCCCCGAGAAAAGCTCGGCGAGTAGTCGGAAGAGGCTGGtggagaggagctgcagccgaGATTCTATGCACACGAGCCCCCTGGTCGACGGCCTCCGAGGCAGCTCGGTGGCCCGCTCCTCCCCGTCTAAGAGCGGGGAGAGCGGGCGGCCCGAGAGGAGGTCCGTgaggagctccagcagcagctcctcggtCACCAGCCTGCGCTCGCCCAGCGTGTCCAACAGAGACCTGCAGCGCGGCAGCAAGTCTGAGGAAAAAGGGTTGTCCTTCTTCAAGAGCGCCCTCCGACAAAGGGAAAGCCGCCGGTCGGCTGACTTGGGGAAAAGCACCCTGCTCGGCAAAAAAGCCTCAGAGAGGACGTGCAAGCAGAACGGACAAGCCAAGGACGGCGGCGCCGACCCGGCAAAGACCGGAGATGCCGCGTCGCCCTCGCCGACCTCCACGGAGTCGAAGCCCGGGACAAAAGAGTCTTCCAAGCCCGCCAGCTCTCTCAGTCGCACTCTATTAAACGTCGGCAAGTCCAAGTCTTCCACTTCCGAA